gttcgatcccaggcgccggagagaaacaatgggcagagtttatttcaccctatgcccctgttacctagcaataaaataagtacctgggagtaagtcagctgtcacgggctgcttcctgggggtggaggcctggtcgaggaccgggccgcggggacactaaaaagccccgaaatcatctctagaagataacctcaagataaccctaataCCCTACCCAACATTAATCCCAACCACAGTACCAAACAGTAAGGTAACTAAACCCCCTCTTACAATACCCAACACTAAGCCCTTCACACACACCTCTATAATTAACAACAACGTTTACACTCCCCATTAACCTGACCCAATAAGCCAAATACTCCCACTGTACACGGATATAAGCCGGAAATTTAAACAGGCTTCACTAGCCCACGAAGGAGTGAaaacagagtatatatatatatatgtgcacacCTCTCCTCTTAGAATGTGAGGAGCGGACCAGAGACACTCCTCACTGCCTACTAAGTCAGCATCAGCCCCTCACGCGGCTGATAAGTACCTTAAGTGGCCGCTGGGGGATGGATGGGTTCCCAGTCAACTGTAGTGAATTTTAAGGCATCTATTTAAGTGCCAAGTCCACAACAATCTACGAAGCCAAGATTCGTCGGGGAAAAATATCAATAACAGAGGTTATTGAGGATTTTGAATTCTTTTTGTTTTCAAAGGAACTTCCAGCACCTACGAGTCTTGTTTAGCATAGAAACTAAGACCTGGCGTAGTTAACCTTCTGCAGTGATTCTTATGGGGCATCAGCCCGACTGTCGTTGGTAAACTGCTGTAATTAATATGCTTTTAATTCAGGGTctgttttgagagagagagagagagagagagagagagagagagagagagagagagagagagagagagagagagagagagagagagagagagagagagagagagagagagagacagacagacagagagagcacAGCCTGGGCCAGCCACCTTGTGAGCCATCTTAGCTTCAACTTCCACGAACCAATAAGACAAACTAGCAACATGCAAACTGCGTCCCAAATTCATCTCCACCGACATGGTTCCCAGCATACCCAGGTAGTGCTGTAGCAGGGAGTGGCGGCAGAGCAGAgagccaaccaccacaacccacttAACATGCAGCCCCAGGCCCCACGGGGCGCGCGCGGGCTCCCGCCACCAAACCTACCGGGAGAGCAGCCTACATATTCTCCCAGGACGATCAAGCAAAAGTCTCAGGACGATCAAGCAATAGTCTCTACCATCTCTTCTACCTGGGAAGAGATTGGATTAGATTACAATCTGATTGGATTTAAGCATGATTAAGAAAGCCATGGGAGAAGTAATGAGTGGATAATCTGGTGGATTGTCGTCCGAGTAATAGCGTCATTCATCCTGGGAGATGGGGCCAGCGGGGCCGAGGGGAAGATGGCCAACGGGTGTGTCCTTGGCCAGGAGCCTCGGCCTCCCGGCCAGGTGCACAGTGCTCCCGGTggtcgttttttttttttcagggatattcctgcgcgggccctaagcctctggctggcccactaagtgttgcttgtttctgttttacttgggcggagtatgagtatttatgactcgtatggtcgcttcagtaagattttgccataaaaTTTTGCTGGTGGTCGTGATCACTCTCATCAAGTATGAGCCTCCGTGCACCCCAGGGCACGATGCCTACACACGAGTGTCACGAGAGCCAATAGGCTCCCTGCAGTTTCCTTATGTTCTGTTGTTATGGTGGTTCCGCGCAGTGTGGAAGTGTGTGGATGTGGATATGCAGTGTGGATATGTTGGTTTGGTCTTCAAGATGGTGCAAAGTACATGTGTGTGTTAATAATTGGTTgagtttgatgtgtagtgctctGCCGATGTCTTCAATCTTCAATTGTCATTGTATCTCTTGTGATATATCCGATGatctgttgtggttgtgtgtgtagaaattatatgttctttggtggagccttgttgtttgtgcattgtgatACGCCGTGAAAAAGATGTCTTGCCAGTGTTGTCAGCTGATGATGGGTCGAAGTGGGCTTCaggtttgtgggtcttgacaGCTACGTACGTATATCCAGACTTGTACTCTGCAGATAAACAGattgtttgcctttccattggagacttttggcgtcgtggagagggggaacctgctgcatgggtaacagcttctccatatcaacctggctttgcgccctggagaggccacttcagaccaacaaccagagcgcaacaacataatctcctgagactgatggatgcctactactactactctgcTGTGGCTGTCGGCACAAGTCCAGACCCTTTGGCATTAACAGTTTCACTCAATCAGTTTATCTTCGTTTGTAATACCACCTCAAGTCTCCAAAGGCAGAGTTGTCTCCACCTAGAGATAGTGGCCGGCTACCCACCTGGAAGTAGTGGCCGAGTATAACCACTTACGACGTGCTCCACATCGTAACTTGAGTTACTTACCTTCCTGAAGAAGTCTATACACCAGGAGCAGTCACGCCAGGCAAGAAACTGCTCCTCAGCCAACGGCCTCCGCCTTGTGGCTGGAACTTCGTCAGCCTGGAGTTGAAGCAGCCGCTGTAGGATACCTAATAGATTTACTTTATACCTGTGGGGCAGCGGACATTACTTAGTTGTAGGtctgggggatgggaaggtggggtgACGATgtaccatcctccctccctccggtaccATGGGGCGGTCTCCATGTACCTCTCCCACCCTCCGGTACCATGGGGCGGTCTCCATGTACCTCTCCCATCCTCCGGTACCATGGGGCGGTCTCCATGTACCTCTCCCACCCTCCGGTACCATGGGACGGTCTCCATGTACCTCTCCCACCCTCCGGTACCATGGGACGGCCTCGATATACCTCTCCCATCCTCCGGTACCAGGGGACGGCCTCACTGTACCCTCCCATCCTCCGGTACCATGGGGCGGTCTCACTGTACCCTCCCACCCTCCGGTACCATGGGGCGGTCTCCATGTACCTCTCCCACCCTCCGGTACCATGGGACGGTCTCCATGTACCTCTCCTACCCTCCGGTACCATGGGACGGCCTCACTGTACCCTCCCATCCTCCGGTACCATGAGGCGGTCTCCATGTACCTCTCCCATCCTCCGGTACCATGGGGCGGTCTCCATGTACCTCTCCCATCCTCCGGTACCATGGGGCGGTCTCCATGTACCTCTCCCACCCTCCGGTACCATGGGGAGGTCTCCATGTACCTCTCCCATCCTCCGGTACCATGGGGCGGTCTCCATGTACCTCTCCCATCCTCCAGTACCATGGGGCGGTCTCCATGTACCTCTCCCACCCTCCGGTACCATGGGGAGGTCTCCATGTACCTCTCCCACCCTCCGGTACCATGGGACGGTCTCCATGTACCTCTCCCACCCTCCGGTACCATGGGGCGGTCTCCATGTACCTCTCCCATCCTCCGGTACCATGGGGCGGTCTCCATGTACCTCTCCTACCCTCCGGTACCATGGGACGGTCTCCATGTACCTCTCCCATCCTCCGGTACCATGGGACGTTCTCCCTGTACCTCTCCCATCCTCCGGTACCATGGGACGTTCTCCCTGTACCTCTCCCATCCTCCGGTACCATGGGACGGTCTCCATGTACCTCTCCCACCCTCCGGTACCATGGGGCGTTCTCCATGTACCTCTCCCATCCTCCGGTACCATGGGACGGTCTCCATGTACCTCTCCCACCCTCCGGTACCATGGGGCGGTCTCCATGTACCTCTCCCACCCTCCGGTACCATGGGACGGCCTCGCTGTACCCTCCCATCCTCCGGTACCAGGGGGCGGTCTCCACGTACCTCTCCTACCCTCCGGTACCATGGGACGGCCTCGCTGTACCCTCCCATCCTCCGGTACCAGGGGGCGGTCTCCACGTACCTCTCCTACCCTCCGGTACCATGGGACGGCCTCGCTGTACCCTCCCACCCTCCGGTACCAAGGGACAGCCTCGTTGTACCCTCCCATCCTCCGGTACCATGGGACGGTCTCCATGTACCTCTCCCATCCTCCGGTACCATGGGACGGTCTCCATGTACCTCTCCCACCCTCCGGTACCATGGGACGGCCTCGCTGTGCCCTCCCATCCTCCGGTACCAGGGGGCGGTCTCCACGTACCTCTCCTACCCTCCGGTACCATGGGACGGTCTCCATGTACCTCTCCCATCCTCCGGTACCATGGGACGGTCTCCATGTACCTCTCCCACCCTCCGGTACCATGGGGCGGTCTCCATGTACCTCTCCCACCCTCCGGTACCATGGGACGGTCTCCATGTACCTCTCCCACCCTCCGGTACCATGGGGCGGTCTCCATGTACCGCTCCCACCCTCCGGTACCATGGGGCGATCTCCATGTACCTCTCCCATCCTCCGGTACCATGGGACGGCCTCGCTGTACCCTCCCATCCTCCGGTACCAAGGAAGCCGCTGGGGATGTGCCTGTGGATAGCGGTAGATGCTTTCATCTCCTCCCTGACGGGGGTGGAGAGGAGAGCCCATTGGTTACGGTGGGCAGCTGATGTCTTCCCAATCACTTCACACAGTGTAGGCCTGGTAGTCCTGACTCTAGGCCTGGTAGTCCTGACTCTAGGCCTGGTAGTCCTGACTCTAGGCCTGGTAGTCCTGACTCTAGGCCTGGTAGTCCTGACTCTAGGCCTGGTAGTCCTGACTCTAGGCCTGGTAGTCCTGACTCTAGGCCTGGTAGTCCTGACTCTAGGCCTGGTAGTCCTGACTCTAGGCCTGGTAGTCCTGACTCTAGGCCTGGTAGTCCTGACTCTAGGCCTGGTAGTCCTGACTCTAGAGCGCAGTAGGCCTAGTGTTGTTTGAAACGCATCAAATGAAGTCATCAGTACTAGGACTTCAAGCGTTCCCAATGTCTATATTTCCGCTGGTCTTCACAACAGAGCCTCGTGTGGAACACAGaggcaggagccggtcggccgagcggacagcacactggacttgtgatcctgtggtcctgggttcgatcccaggcgccgctgagaaacaatggggcaaagtttctttcactttattccccctgttacctagcagtaaaataggtacctgggtgttagtcagctgtcacgggctgcttcctgggggtggaggcctggtcgaagaccgggccgcggggacactaaagccccgaaatcatctcaagataacctcaagataaggaccCAGAAGCCTGGCACAGAGCACAGCAATAGACGGCCTGGAAGCTGTTTATAAATAGCTGGGTCTTCCATTTAGTCACTGATAgcgagcctggggccagattcacgaagcagttacgcaagcacttacgaacctgtacatcttttctcaatctttggcggctttgtttacaattattcaatagttaatgagctccgaagcaccaggaggctgtttataacaataacaacagttgattggcaagttttcatgcttgtaaactgtttaataaatgtaaccaaagccgtcaaagattgaggaaagatgtacctaCCTGGTACCCGGGGgtaaacgttcgtaagtacttgcgtaactgcttcgtgaatctggcccctggccgggctcggggagtagaactcccgaagccctctccaggtatgttccaggtaaggACTGATGGGTATGAGTACCCTGATACTTCAGGAGGCCATGGCATAAGAGCATTGAACCCACGTTGACCCTGTTATATAGGCTATACTCACCTATATCTTATATAACTATATAGGAGACAGATTGGTGTGCTTtgctgtactcaccttgttgtgcttgtaggggttgagttTTAGCTGTCTGGTGGCGCCTGTGCTCGCTGCAGGTGGGTAATCCCTCCCCCTACAGGCACCTGTGTGTCTCTCCCACACAGGTGcctctctctcaccaacacagcctACAGGCTTCACCAACTGAATCCCTACCCACTACATGGCCTTGGGGCGTGCCCCGGCGTGCCCTGGGGCGAGCCCTGGGTAGGGAGGCGTGGTTGTGACACCTTGGTGTTGGGTACACAGGCGGTCAAGGCTgggtgtagggagggggggggggcagccttTACCATCCACCAGTGTGTGGTCAAGGGTGTACTTGGTGCTCTATTATTCCAAAAGTtgtttttacatattcatacattaaaacattgatattagccatgatatatatgtgcttcagcctacagtttagacctattgtcttgtgtatatatgGTGTATGTTGATATTCAAGGTCATGTATTGTGTATTCAAGGtcttgtatgaccctctgtcctgcgtgacagtgaatatcagcattatcctcactctaataagactttaattgaaatcctcagtttaggcaaaattgtaattaattttatcaataaagatgttaataataataataacctcctCCATAGTTACAATTTCTTATCCGCCCCCCCCCCTATTTaaccacacagttgattgacagttgagaggcggggccaaagagccaaagcttaacccccgcaagcacaactaggtgagtacacatacatactctaattaaaaaataaaatattatgtcacagtcagtctctctctctctctctctctctctctctctctctctctctctctctcttcttggtTTCTACTTTTCCCTTAACATCAAGACTTACATTTTGTAATTAgaaaatgaaaaagaaacaaAGGCTGAATTGGCTGGAGACGAGGAAGGAGTTTGGAGAACTCCTTCAAATAACTCTTGCAACGTTCCTTACTATTAAAGAGCTTTTTGTACATTGAATTTTcatattgatgtgtgtgtgtgggcttctTTCAACCTCTAACCCAacaaatctgaaaataaaggaaTTGTCGACATTTCGGTCCATCACCGGACCATGTATAGTCACAGGACCGACCGAAAAATCGTTAATTCCTCTGTATTCACATCTGCGGAttggcttatcttgagatgatttcgggggcttagcgtccccgcggcccggtcctcgtccaggttttctttttgttacacatccccaggaaccagcccgtagcagctgtctaactcccaggtacctatttactgctaggtgaacaggcccatcagggtgaaagaaactctgcccatttgtttctttctccaccggagatcgaacccggaacctcaggactacgaatcccgagcgctgtccactcagctgtcaagccccTAGGTCGCGACTTCTGTAAATTACTAGTGCAGGGTCTTTGTAAATTACTGTCATCTGTACCTGTGTAAATTATAGTCATCACACCTTTGTAAATTACAGACTCCATTTTGTAAACCCCCTCGGGCAACCGTTGTAAATTATCACCACACAAAATCACTGGTaaaataaattttaatttaaaaatttaacctAATACAACAGTAAAATATTTCATACAATTTTATAAATTACcagcataccattataaattaccATCATACCAATATAAATTACAATCATACCATTATAAATCACCAGCATACCATTATCAATCACCAGAATACTATTATCAATAACCTGAATACAATTATCAATCATTTatttagtagaaaaacagcatgtcaaggatttgggaataatgatgtccgacgacctaacgtttagggagcataaccaagcaaatatcgcgtcagccagaaaaatgataggatggattacgagaactttcaaatccagagatcccatcacaatggttgtactcttcaagtcacttgtgttgtcccgtctcgagtactgctcagtactcacttcccccttcagagcaggagagattgctgaaatagaggaaatacagagaacatatacggcacgcatagacgagataaaacacctaaattattgggatcgtctcaaagctctccaaatgtactctctagaaaggagacgagagagatatcaaataatatacacatggaaaatactggagggtcaggtcccaaatctacacagaaaaataacaacgtactggagtgaacgatatggaagaaaatgcaagattgaaccagtgaagagcagaggtgccataggcacaatcagagaacactgtataaacatcagaggtccgcggttgttcaacgtcttcccagcgactataagaaatattgccggaacaaccgtggacatcttcaagagaaaactggacggttttctaagagaagttccggatcagccgggctgtggtgggtacgttgtcctgcgggccgttccaagcaacagcctggtggaccaaactctcacaagtcgagcctggcctcgggccgggcttggggagtagaagaactcccagaaccccatcaaccaggtatcaaccaggtatcaaccaggtatcaataaATCACCATCATACCATAATAAATCACCATCATACCACAGTAAATCACCATCATACCATTACTCCTAAACACTTGTAAATGGCACAATACGCGTGTAAATTAGCCCGGGTTGTAAATACGCGGCTCTATGCTGCCCTTCACCATCTGCCACCCCATTGGCTCCTCCCAGGGGGACTTAACGACCCCCGCAGACCTAATGACCACCAACGTTATCATTCAACCCGTAAATAATGCTGTGTGAGAGAATTAATTAAGTGTTCGTCCGGTGGTGGGTGGCTTAGGCTTGGGCTGGCTGTACTCTGAGTGGTGTTCGGAGAGTCagagtacaggggggggggggcagggattcTGAATTTCGCAAATTGGGGGAAATTGGTAAAATAGGACGTCGCTGGAACTTGTGCTTCACTTCacttggaatataaatgtatttcTGTAAGAACGTTTGTTCGAGGTCAGAGGTCAAACGCTTAGGGCTAAACTCACCAAACTTTGTATGATGATTTGGCAGTGTTAGAGGGTGGTTGGGGTCGACCCCCCATCCCCATGCCCCTCTTTAAGAAGGATCGGCAACTATGCCGAATCCCTGTGACTT
Above is a genomic segment from Procambarus clarkii isolate CNS0578487 chromosome 86, FALCON_Pclarkii_2.0, whole genome shotgun sequence containing:
- the LOC138358759 gene encoding nascent polypeptide-associated complex subunit alpha, muscle-specific form-like; protein product: MGRSPCTSPILQYHGAVSMYLSHPPVPWGGLHVPLPPSGTMGRSPCTSPTLRYHGAVSMYLSHPPVPWGGLHVPLLPSGTMGRSPCTSPILRYHGTFSLYLSHPPVPWDVLPVPLPSSGTMGRSPCTSPTLRYHGAFSMYLSHPPVPWDGLHVPLPPSGTMGRSPCTSPTLRYHGTASLYPPILRYQGAVSTYLSYPPVPWDGLAVPSHPPVPGGGLHVPLLPSGTMGRPRCTLPPSGTKGQPRCTLPSSGTMGRSPCTSPILRYHGTVSMYLSHPPVPWDGLAVPSHPPVPGGGLHVPLLPSGTMGRSPCTSPILRYHGTVSMYLSHPPVPWGGLHVPLPPSGTMGRSPCTSPTLRYHGAVSMYRSHPPVPWGDLHVPLPSSGTMGRPRCTLPSSGTKEAAGDVPVDSGRCFHLLPDGGGEESPLVTVGS